Within Oreochromis aureus strain Israel breed Guangdong linkage group 19, ZZ_aureus, whole genome shotgun sequence, the genomic segment TGGGCGGGGCCTTGAGCCCATCTGGGATGGGTTCGGTGTCGGCCCAGCAGGCCTCGATGGGCCTAAACCCGTACGGCGCCATGAGCCCCAGCATGAGCCCCGGCATGGCGTACGGCGGAGGGGGACTGAACCGAGCCCGGGACAACAAGGCGTTCAGACGGAGCTACCCGCACGCCAAGCCTCCATACTCCTACATCTCCCTCATCACCATGGCGATCCAGCAGGCGCCCAGTAAGATGCTGACGCTAAGCGAAATCTACCAGTGGATCATGGACCTGTTCCCATACTACCGACAGAACCAGCAGCGTTGGCAGAACTCCATCCGCCACTCGCTGTCCTTCAACGACTGCTTCGTGAAGGTGTCGCGCTCGCCAGACAAACCGGGGAAGGGCTCGTACTGGACCCTGCACCCGGACTCTGGGAACATGTTTGAGAACGGCTGCTACCTGCGTCGCCAGAAGAGGTTCAAGTGCGAGAAGAAGATGTCGGCCAAGTCAGACGGCAGGAAAGAGCAGGGGGGCAGCAGCGGAGGCGGGTCTGCGTCTCCCGCAGGGGATGCCCTCAAAACTCCGGGACTCCTAGACTCCTCGCTGCCCTCCTCCAGCCAGGCAGCTTCGCCCCCCGGGCTGGACCTGCGGGGAGGCATGGGCGGGCCATCTGACCTGAAGGTGTCCGGCGCCCAGCTCCTTTCCTCGCTGTCACTGCCCCCCCACTCCATGGCTCACGAGTCGCAGCTCCATATCAAAGGAGACCCGCACTACTCCTTCAACCATCCGTTCTCCATCAACAACCTGATGTCGTCCTCGGAGCAGCAGCACAAACTGGACCTGAAGGCCTACGAGGCCCTGCAGTACTCCTCCTACAACACCGGGGCAGGGTCCGGCCTCGGGGGGAGGACCATGGAGCCACTGGAGGCTTCCTACTACCAAGGGGTCTACCCCAGACCACTCCTCAACACCTCATAGTAGCTGCTGCACCTCCTGTTGGACTCTCTGCATGCAGCCGTCATAGACTTCCTGTTGGACTGAGACGGACTTCTGAACTCCTGCACTGTGACCGAACCGGGACGCCAACAGACACGATGAGACTGACCCCAGGTCTGTgatctgcttttacacacgaGTCACAAATGATCTGaggtacaaaaacaacaaccggGTCAGACTTGAACCTGAGTCCAGATTGTGATCCACCTGAAGAACCCTGGAAGTTAAACCACAGGGTTCTGCTAGGAGGTGGAGCCCGGGAGTCCTGGTTCTGAGTCTGATCCTGGTTTGGTTGGGGACACAGAGAAATCCAGTACTGCAAAACCAGCGTCATTGGACCCGTTCAATACTCAATTCCTACCGGTGTGACCAGACTTCCTTCAAATATCAGCAATGTCAGTCTGCATGTAGGCAAAGCCATACCAAACTTGATTCAAGTTTTACGTAATTTAATGTTAGTTTTCATGGAGGCAAATTCTGTGAGTTTAAAGTGTGAAGACCTTTAGGTTTCTCTGATCCAGGTCAGAGACTCGGTTCTTTAAGAACTCGGTCAGAACTCTCTGCTGTCTCTGAGATCCTGGTCAGCAGCACACATTAACCTTTGACTGACCTTTCACCCTCAAGTGTGACCGAACATGGCTGTTTGGGCTCAGGCATCCGTGAAACTGTTGGTGTCCCTCAGAGGGCCATGAGCCGCAGGTTGAGCCACAGTGGTTTGGAGTCCTGCTTAGa encodes:
- the foxa1 gene encoding hepatocyte nuclear factor 3-alpha gives rise to the protein MLGTVKMEGHEAPDWSGYYSEEVYSPMASGGMGSGLGMGSMSGYMSSTGTTSGSFNMSYSGTCLSPAPVGAMGSSAPAAMTGLGGGVASMGGALSPSGMGSVSAQQASMGLNPYGAMSPSMSPGMAYGGGGLNRARDNKAFRRSYPHAKPPYSYISLITMAIQQAPSKMLTLSEIYQWIMDLFPYYRQNQQRWQNSIRHSLSFNDCFVKVSRSPDKPGKGSYWTLHPDSGNMFENGCYLRRQKRFKCEKKMSAKSDGRKEQGGSSGGGSASPAGDALKTPGLLDSSLPSSSQAASPPGLDLRGGMGGPSDLKVSGAQLLSSLSLPPHSMAHESQLHIKGDPHYSFNHPFSINNLMSSSEQQHKLDLKAYEALQYSSYNTGAGSGLGGRTMEPLEASYYQGVYPRPLLNTS